GGGGTCCTCGCCGGGGCGCACCGCGAGCTCGCCGGGTACCGCCGCGACCCGCGCCTTCGGAACGGCCGTCTTCGCCGCCGTGGCCGTGCCAGGAGTCTTCTTCGCAACCACCGTCGTGGCTCCCGTCTGCTCCGCGGCCTGCGCCGCGCCCGCCTTTGCCTTCTTGGCCGCGCTCTTCTTCGTGCCGGTCGAGCTCTTCTTCGTGCCGACCGTGCTCTTGGTTCCCGTAGTGCGTTTGGTGCCTGTGGCGCTCTTCGTGCCGGTGGTGCTATCCGTGCCGGTGGTGCTCTTTGTGTCCGTGGTGCTCTTCGTAGAACTGCTCTTCGCGCTGGTGGTGCTCTCCGTAGGGCTGCTTTTCGTCGACGTGCTCTCCGGGGCGACGGTTTTCTTCCCGGCCGCTGCCTTCACTGCCGCTGTCTTCTCAGCTGCTGTCTTCACAGCCGCTTTCTTCCCGACCGTCTTCTTCACGGCCGTCTTCTTCGTCTCCGTAGCCTTCGGAGCGGCCGTCACCTTCGTGACCGCCGCCTTCGCAGCCCCCGCCCCCTTCCCCGTAGCCGCCCTCTTCGTAACGGTCGTCTTCGTAGCCGTCGCCTTCTTCGTCGCCGTGGATTTCGCGGTGCTCTTCCCGGCCACCGCTTCCTTCGCCGCCGCCCCCTTCGCGGCCCCCGGTCTCTCGGCCCCTTCCCCGGTCGCCTTCTTCGAAGAAGCCGCCTTCGTAGCGACCGCCTTCTTCGCCGCGGTCTTCTTCGTTGCGGTCTTCTTCGCCACCATGGCCGCGGCCCCTTCACATTTTGTGATCACGCACGCGAATCGTGCTGGGACGATAAATCGACTTGAGTCCCGCGGCAACGGGGCACGCCGCCCGATTCGTCCACCCCCCTGGCCTCGCGCGGCAAGCCTTCATGCGTTGTGCCCAGCTCCCCGCCGGGTAATCCGCCGAGTCCGACACCCCGAACATCGAACGCGTGTTCAGCGCCATTCGAGTCACGCGACGGGCTGGCAAGCCTCCCGCCGCGGCCCCCGCAAAACCGGTCGGCCGCTGTCCGTGCGGCCCCGTACACTGGGCGGAGCGAGAAGCGTGGATGGGGACGAGTAGCGGCGTACGCAGCCCAGAGCGACCCGGGGACGGTGGAAGCCCGGGGGCGAGCGCGACGTGAAGATCACCCCGGAGCCGCCGGAAGAAAGCCGCAGCCCAGCAGCCGCGGCCGGTAGACCCGGTATCGCGACCCCAATGAGGGGGCTCACTGGTGCGCTGGACGCACCGGGGAGCCAAGGAGGGTGGTACCGCGGGAGCGCGCCGCACACGGCGTACGGAAAGTCGTAGCTCTCGTCCCTCCGGACGGAAGGCAGAAAGTCCGCCGGAGGAAGCTCGCTGATGACAACGCCGACGTACCGCCAGGTGCCCGCCCAGGTCGACCTGCCCGCGCTCGAGCACGCCGTGCTCGACTTCTGGCGCGAGCAGAAGATCTTCGCCAAGACCCTGGACCAGTCCGAGGGGCGCCCCGAGTGGGTGTTCTACGAGGGCCCGCCCACGGCCAACGGCATGCCGGGCGCCCACCACATCGAGGCGCGCGTCTTCAAGGACGTCTTCCCCCGCTTCCGCACCATGCGCGGCTACCACGTGGCCCGCAAGGCCGGCTGGGACTGCCACGGCCTCCCGGTGGAGCTGGCGGTCGAGAAGGAGCTGGGCTTCACCGACAAGCAGGACATCGAGGCGTACGGCATCGCCGAGTTCAACGCCAGGTGCCGCGAGTCCGTGACCCGGCACACCGACGCCTTCGAGGCGCTCACGACCCGCATGGGGTACTGGACGGACCTGGAGAACCCGTACCGCACGATGGACCCCGAGTACATCGAGTCGGTCTGGTGGTCCCTCAAGGAGATCTTCGACAAGGGCCTGCTGGTCCAGGACTACCGCGTCGCCCCCTGGTGCCCGCGCGACCAGACGGGCCTCTCGGACCACGAGCTGGCGCAGGGCTACGAGACGGTCGTCGACCCCTCCGTGTACGTCCGTTTCCCGCTCACCTCCGGTCCGCTGGCCGGTCGTGCCGCGCTCCTGGTGTGGACGACGACGCCCTGGACGCTGGTGTCCAACACCGCCGTCGCCGCCCACCCCGAGGTCACCTACGTTGTCGCGACGAACGGCGAGGAACAGCTCGTCGTCGCCGAGCCGCTGCTCGGCAAGGCCCTCGGCGAGGGCTGGGAGACCACCGGTGAGTCCTTCACCGGCGCCGAGATGGAGCGCTGGACCTATCAACGTCCGTTCGAGCTCGTGGAGTTCCCGGAGCCCGCCCACTACGTGGTGAACGCGGAGTACGTGACGGTCGAGGACGGTACGGGTCTGGTCCACCAGTCCCCCGCCTTCGGCGAGGAGGACCTCAAGGTCTGCCGCGCCTACGGCCTGCCGGTCGTGAACCCGGTCCGCCCGAACGGCACCTTCGCCGAGGACGTCCCGCTCGTAGGCGGTGTCTTCTTCAAGAAGGCGGACGAAAAGCTCACCGAGGACCTCAAGGACCGCGGTCTGCTCTTCAAGCACGTGCCGTACGAGCACAGTTACCCGCACTGCTGGCGCTGCCACACCGCGCTGCTCTACTACGCGCAGCCCTCCTGGTACATCCGCACCACCGCAGTCAAGGACCGCCTCCTCCAGGAGAACGAGAACACCAACTGGTTCCCGGACACGGTCAAGCACGGCCGGTACGGCGACTGGCTGAACAACAACA
The nucleotide sequence above comes from Streptomyces sp. N50. Encoded proteins:
- a CDS encoding TraR/DksA family transcriptional regulator, with the protein product MVAKKTATKKTAAKKAVATKAASSKKATGEGAERPGAAKGAAAKEAVAGKSTAKSTATKKATATKTTVTKRAATGKGAGAAKAAVTKVTAAPKATETKKTAVKKTVGKKAAVKTAAEKTAAVKAAAGKKTVAPESTSTKSSPTESTTSAKSSSTKSTTDTKSTTGTDSTTGTKSATGTKRTTGTKSTVGTKKSSTGTKKSAAKKAKAGAAQAAEQTGATTVVAKKTPGTATAAKTAVPKARVAAVPGELAVRPGEDPWTPEEVEEARTELQSEAARLSEEITSTEQALAGLMRDSGDGAGDDDADTGTKNITRESEMALAANAREMLIQTERALGKLDAGTYGLCENCGNPIGKARMQAFPRATLCVECKQKQERRY